One genomic region from Mesotoga sp. UBA6090 encodes:
- the pdo gene encoding protein disulfide oxidoreductase, which translates to MAKLLPDNVTKQVKEIFSNMEGSVKALLFKSEKNCDYCSTAEQMLQELSELEAKIGYEVHELDSEMAHKYSVELAPSIVLLTPDGDDKGVRFLGIPAGHEFGSLLQDIVSFSKGAIPELSEESIKKIEKINSPVDIKVFVTTTCPYCPKAVLTAHNIAMVNNNVTAYMVEANEFRDLSKKYGVSSVPQIVINDKVTFVGAYPEGQFVDQVMKAV; encoded by the coding sequence ATGGCGAAGTTATTGCCAGATAATGTAACAAAGCAAGTGAAGGAGATTTTCAGCAACATGGAAGGTTCGGTGAAAGCTCTTCTTTTCAAGAGTGAGAAAAACTGCGATTACTGTTCGACTGCAGAGCAAATGCTGCAGGAGCTCTCGGAACTAGAAGCAAAGATCGGCTATGAGGTTCATGAGTTGGATTCCGAAATGGCACACAAATACAGTGTTGAATTGGCTCCAAGCATAGTTCTTCTCACTCCCGACGGAGACGACAAGGGTGTAAGGTTCTTGGGAATTCCTGCCGGCCATGAATTTGGCTCGCTTCTGCAGGATATCGTCTCATTTTCCAAGGGAGCCATTCCCGAGTTGTCTGAAGAGTCTATAAAGAAGATTGAGAAGATTAATTCTCCAGTAGATATAAAGGTCTTTGTGACCACCACATGCCCTTACTGCCCGAAGGCGGTTCTTACAGCGCATAATATCGCGATGGTCAACAATAACGTGACGGCCTACATGGTCGAGGCAAACGAGTTCCGGGACCTGTCAAAGAAGTACGGTGTCTCATCCGTTCCGCAGATCGTTATCAATGACAAAGTGACGTTTGTCGGCGCTTATCCCGAAGGACAGTTTGTTGATCAAGTAATGAAGGCTGTTTGA
- a CDS encoding NAD(P)/FAD-dependent oxidoreductase codes for MSFFELGSAKKSDLKEYYDVTIIGGGPGGITAGIYAVQAGLNPIIVEKALDGGQMNNTQSVENWTGFTSIRGMELSEKMADHARAFDVPFTYAEVVDIETNGLEKAVVLDNGKKIKSRVIIVATGSVLRKLGVKGEEEFKGRGISYCATCDGHFFSDKHIAVIGGGNSALDESLYLSKMVSKITVIQNLPKLTADKLLQRKLNETGKVEYIYSSVVDSVEGDSQVRKVNIRNVDSGEITSLGVDGIFVFIGLIPNSLFLKGKVELNEFGYVKTNDFMETNKKAVYAVGDVREKEVRQIVTAAADGAIAIYHAARNHFND; via the coding sequence ATGTCGTTCTTCGAACTTGGGAGCGCGAAGAAATCAGATCTGAAAGAGTATTACGATGTCACAATTATTGGAGGCGGTCCAGGGGGAATTACAGCTGGAATATACGCTGTCCAGGCCGGTCTCAATCCAATAATAGTTGAGAAAGCTCTTGATGGCGGTCAAATGAACAATACCCAATCTGTTGAAAACTGGACGGGGTTCACAAGCATCAGAGGAATGGAACTGAGCGAGAAGATGGCCGACCATGCGAGAGCCTTTGATGTTCCCTTCACATATGCGGAGGTTGTAGACATCGAAACCAATGGACTCGAGAAAGCAGTGGTGCTTGACAATGGAAAGAAAATAAAGTCCAGGGTAATAATAGTAGCCACAGGATCAGTTCTCAGAAAGCTCGGTGTAAAAGGTGAAGAGGAGTTCAAGGGCAGAGGGATCAGCTACTGTGCGACTTGTGACGGTCATTTCTTCTCCGATAAGCACATTGCGGTCATTGGCGGCGGAAACAGCGCTCTTGACGAGTCTCTCTATTTGAGCAAGATGGTGAGTAAAATAACAGTGATTCAAAATCTTCCGAAGCTAACCGCCGACAAACTCCTGCAGAGGAAACTGAACGAAACGGGCAAGGTCGAGTATATTTACAGTTCTGTTGTGGATTCGGTGGAAGGTGATTCACAAGTCAGGAAGGTAAACATAAGGAATGTCGATAGCGGCGAGATAACTTCGTTGGGGGTCGATGGAATCTTCGTGTTCATAGGTTTGATTCCGAACTCTCTGTTCTTGAAAGGAAAGGTGGAGCTCAACGAGTTCGGTTATGTCAAGACAAACGATTTCATGGAGACAAACAAGAAGGCCGTCTACGCAGTTGGAGATGTTAGAGAAAAAGAGGTTCGACAGATAGTTACGGCAGCGGCCGATGGAGCAATAGCGATTTATCACGCGGCAAGAAATCATTTCAATGACTGA
- a CDS encoding S66 peptidase family protein, whose product MRRVWLILMLFVCMFLTSSVLISREIRTIFVTAPASFPERSKLEAGVSALRNVGYRVIVGRSCEVSLSPREKANELNDAFANPEYDAIIAARGGYGSYNLLDWLDWEVIASNPKPLVGYSDITALLLSIYFKTGQTTFHGPMVAVELGSDTQSVHNIAAIFNGERTIRFNYQSIPVIEGKMIGRLIPANLSLFQALQGTEYLGSLKDAILVLEDVSETKESLERMIWNIAHLDDFSSLRGVVFAGFTEIRNGDLDDIKRIIHDYFLDKKIPVWIGLPSYHGDFPKVVLPVGQWVEIDMEKGTIEIVPVPEAKIK is encoded by the coding sequence TCTAGAGAGATCAGAACGATTTTCGTTACAGCACCGGCAAGCTTTCCCGAAAGATCAAAGCTTGAAGCCGGCGTAAGCGCCTTGAGAAATGTGGGATACAGAGTCATAGTCGGCAGAAGCTGCGAAGTGTCGCTCTCTCCTAGAGAAAAGGCTAATGAGCTGAACGACGCTTTTGCGAACCCAGAGTACGATGCGATTATTGCGGCAAGAGGGGGATATGGTTCCTACAATCTCCTTGATTGGCTTGATTGGGAGGTGATTGCTTCTAATCCAAAGCCTTTGGTGGGTTACAGTGATATCACGGCCTTGCTCCTCTCCATTTATTTCAAGACCGGTCAAACAACATTTCACGGTCCAATGGTTGCCGTTGAGCTTGGATCGGATACCCAATCCGTCCATAACATCGCTGCAATTTTCAATGGTGAAAGAACGATTCGCTTCAATTATCAGTCTATACCGGTAATCGAAGGAAAGATGATTGGCAGACTAATTCCAGCCAATCTTTCATTGTTCCAGGCCCTTCAAGGAACTGAATATCTGGGCTCACTGAAGGACGCTATCCTGGTGCTTGAGGATGTAAGCGAGACAAAAGAGTCACTTGAGAGAATGATTTGGAATATCGCGCATCTGGATGACTTTTCATCTCTCAGAGGTGTTGTTTTTGCGGGATTCACGGAGATCAGGAATGGCGATCTGGACGACATAAAGAGGATCATACACGACTATTTTCTGGACAAAAAGATTCCTGTCTGGATCGGTTTGCCAAGTTACCACGGGGACTTCCCAAAGGTCGTACTTCCCGTAGGTCAGTGGGTGGAAATAGACATGGAAAAGGGGACAATAGAGATAGTACCGGTTCCCGAAGCAAAAATAAAATAA